The Oscillospiraceae bacterium genome contains a region encoding:
- the nth gene encoding endonuclease III translates to MTKKALALEVIGRLKQAYPLAECTLDYEHAWQLLVEVRLAAQCTDARVNIVVQELFAKYPGVKALADATPEEIEAIVKPCGLGRSKARDISLCMRKLRDEYNCQVPDDFDALLGLPGVGRKSANLIMGDVFGKPAIVTDTHCIRLVNRIGLVDDIREPKKVEMALWKIIPPEEGNDLCHRFVLHGRAVCDARRPNCAACCLAGVCKTGTALLAAQAAEKELQKA, encoded by the coding sequence ATGACCAAAAAGGCATTGGCACTGGAAGTGATCGGGCGCCTGAAGCAGGCATACCCCCTGGCGGAATGCACGCTGGATTACGAGCACGCCTGGCAGCTCCTGGTGGAGGTTCGGCTGGCCGCGCAGTGCACCGACGCGCGGGTGAACATCGTGGTGCAGGAGCTGTTCGCAAAGTATCCCGGCGTAAAGGCCCTGGCGGATGCCACCCCGGAAGAGATCGAGGCCATTGTAAAGCCCTGCGGCCTGGGCCGCTCCAAAGCGCGGGATATCAGCCTGTGCATGCGCAAATTGCGCGATGAATATAATTGCCAGGTCCCGGATGATTTCGATGCGCTGCTGGGCCTGCCCGGCGTGGGCCGCAAAAGCGCCAATCTCATCATGGGCGATGTGTTCGGCAAGCCCGCCATCGTCACCGATACCCATTGCATCCGCCTGGTCAACCGCATCGGCCTGGTGGACGACATCAGGGAGCCCAAAAAGGTCGAGATGGCCCTGTGGAAGATCATTCCTCCCGAAGAGGGCAACGATCTGTGCCACCGGTTCGTGCTCCACGGCCGCGCCGTGTGCGACGCCCGCAGGCCCAACTGTGCGGCCTGCTGCCTGGCCGGCGTGTGCAAAACCGGCACGGCCCTGCTCGCGGCCCAGGCCGCCGAAAAAGAGCTGCAAAAGGCTTGA
- the thiT gene encoding thiamine transporter ThiT, with amino-acid sequence MTRPASKTRVLVECALMIALGTILGFIPVFELPHGGSITLVSTLPIVLVSFRHGVKWGTLTAFIHSLIQLLLGVKNLAYCQTTGAVVGCILLDYVAAFTLLGLACVVAKPFKNRLLGVGAGTLAVSLVRYLCSFLSGYIVWKDYGYAFEWMTQFGWGQSISSLGENALCWLYSAVYNATYMLPEAVLTVLAAVILCRLAPRLFQPQA; translated from the coding sequence ATGACAAGACCCGCCTCCAAAACCCGCGTGCTGGTAGAGTGCGCACTCATGATCGCCCTGGGCACCATTCTGGGCTTTATCCCGGTGTTCGAGCTGCCGCACGGCGGCTCCATCACCCTGGTAAGCACGCTGCCCATCGTGCTGGTAAGCTTCCGGCACGGGGTCAAATGGGGCACCCTCACCGCCTTCATCCACAGCCTCATCCAACTGCTGCTGGGCGTAAAAAACCTGGCCTATTGCCAGACCACCGGGGCCGTCGTGGGCTGTATCCTTCTGGACTACGTCGCCGCCTTTACCCTGCTGGGCCTGGCCTGTGTCGTGGCAAAGCCCTTTAAAAACCGGCTGCTCGGGGTGGGCGCGGGCACGCTGGCGGTGTCGCTGGTGCGGTATTTATGCAGCTTTTTGTCCGGCTACATCGTCTGGAAAGACTACGGCTATGCCTTTGAGTGGATGACCCAGTTCGGCTGGGGCCAAAGCATCTCCTCCCTGGGCGAAAACGCTCTGTGCTGGCTGTACAGCGCGGTATACAACGCCACCTACATGCTGCCGGAAGCCGTGCTCACCGTGTTGGCCGCGGTCATCCTGTGCAGGCTTGCCCCCCGGCTCTTTCAGCCGCAGGCATAA
- a CDS encoding ATPase → MKKELYELTPAQALERLGASEGGLAAAEAARRLEEHGPNQLAEGRKKRPLQVFFEQFKDLLVIILILAALISLAAGGGESTLVIVAVLLLNAALGTVQYFKAERSMESLKALSSPTAKVLRGGERVELPSPRLVPGDIVFLEAGDLVAADGRLLECHSLKVDESSLTGESEPAEKNVQALSGGQPPLGDQKCMVFSGSLVTYGRAVMLVTSTGMDTELGRIARLMGQTQQRRTPLQKSLDDFSGKLAAVILAICALVFALSFFRGQLGLVDSLMFAVALAVAAIPEALGSIVTIVLALGTQKMARQNAIMKDLKSVESLGSVSVICSDKTGTLTQNRMTVQQAWVGGELLPCSALQTQNAAQSRLLDIALLACDATLNPDGGAVGDPTEIALVRWGDSVGRPAAALRAAHPRLEELAFDSDRKLMSALFLVGGVPTLYTKGAMDVLLARSTHVLTAQGPVPLTEEWLQRITRANNAFSGQGLRVLAFGFRPLPQAGPLRLEDEQGYTFAGLVSMMDPPRPESIQAVADAKRGGIRTIMITGDHKVTATAIARQIGISAQGDLSLDGAELNAMSDAQLDEALPRISVYARVAPEHKIRIVEAWQRRGCVVAMTGDGVNDAPALKRADVGVAMGVTGTEVSKDAASMILADDNFATIVKAVVNGRGVFANIKNAVQFLLSGNTAGILAVLYASFASLPAPFAPVHLLFINLLTDSLPAIAIGTEAARPGLLDQPPRDPTRPLLDRPLLLTVLGQGLLIAAATLAAFYLGYQGGSAALASTMAFATLTLARLFHGFSCRGPEPLFRLGFRGNRLSLLAFGGGVALLAAVLFLPGLRTLFLAVPLTGAQLAQVAGLAFAPTALIQLLKSLRVFLCSRGRKTADCNK, encoded by the coding sequence ATGAAAAAAGAGCTGTATGAACTCACCCCTGCTCAGGCCCTGGAGCGGCTGGGGGCTTCCGAAGGCGGCCTGGCCGCTGCCGAAGCCGCCCGGCGCCTGGAAGAACACGGCCCAAACCAGCTTGCCGAGGGCAGGAAAAAACGTCCTCTTCAGGTATTCTTTGAGCAATTCAAAGACCTGCTGGTGATTATTTTGATCCTTGCGGCCCTCATTTCGCTGGCGGCCGGCGGCGGCGAAAGCACCCTTGTCATCGTTGCCGTGCTGCTGCTCAACGCGGCGCTGGGCACCGTGCAGTATTTCAAGGCCGAGCGCTCCATGGAAAGCCTCAAGGCCCTTTCCAGCCCCACAGCCAAGGTGCTGCGGGGCGGTGAGCGGGTCGAACTCCCCTCGCCCCGCCTGGTGCCCGGGGATATCGTTTTTCTGGAAGCGGGCGACCTGGTGGCGGCAGACGGCCGGCTGCTGGAATGTCACTCCCTCAAGGTGGACGAGAGCTCTCTCACCGGCGAATCCGAGCCGGCGGAAAAGAACGTGCAGGCCCTCAGCGGCGGCCAGCCCCCCCTGGGCGACCAAAAATGCATGGTGTTTTCCGGCTCGCTGGTAACCTACGGCCGCGCGGTCATGCTGGTCACCTCCACCGGCATGGATACAGAGCTGGGCCGCATTGCCCGGCTGATGGGGCAGACCCAGCAGCGCAGGACCCCCCTGCAAAAAAGCCTCGACGATTTTTCCGGCAAGCTGGCGGCCGTGATCCTCGCCATCTGCGCGCTGGTGTTCGCCCTGTCCTTCTTTCGCGGCCAGCTGGGTCTGGTGGATTCGCTCATGTTCGCCGTGGCCCTTGCCGTGGCGGCCATCCCCGAGGCGCTGGGCAGCATCGTGACCATCGTGCTGGCCCTGGGCACCCAAAAAATGGCCCGTCAAAACGCCATCATGAAAGACCTGAAATCGGTCGAGAGCCTTGGCAGCGTCTCGGTCATCTGTTCCGACAAAACCGGCACCCTGACCCAGAACCGCATGACCGTGCAGCAGGCCTGGGTGGGGGGCGAGCTGCTCCCCTGCTCCGCGCTCCAAACCCAAAACGCCGCTCAAAGCCGCCTGCTGGACATCGCGCTTTTGGCCTGCGACGCCACCCTCAATCCGGACGGCGGCGCCGTGGGCGATCCCACCGAAATCGCCCTTGTGCGCTGGGGCGATTCCGTGGGCCGGCCGGCTGCGGCCCTGCGCGCCGCGCATCCCCGCCTGGAAGAGCTGGCCTTCGACTCTGACCGCAAGCTCATGAGCGCCCTGTTCCTTGTGGGCGGCGTTCCCACCCTTTACACCAAGGGCGCCATGGACGTGCTGCTGGCCCGCTCCACCCACGTGCTCACCGCACAGGGCCCCGTTCCCCTCACCGAGGAATGGCTGCAGCGCATCACCCGGGCCAACAACGCCTTTTCCGGGCAGGGCCTGCGGGTGCTCGCCTTCGGTTTCCGCCCGCTGCCCCAGGCCGGCCCCCTGCGCCTGGAAGACGAGCAGGGCTACACCTTCGCCGGGCTTGTCTCCATGATGGACCCGCCCCGCCCCGAAAGCATCCAGGCCGTGGCCGACGCAAAACGAGGCGGCATCCGCACCATCATGATCACCGGCGACCACAAGGTCACCGCCACTGCCATTGCCCGGCAGATCGGCATTTCCGCCCAGGGTGACCTCTCGCTGGACGGCGCCGAACTGAACGCCATGAGCGACGCCCAGCTGGACGAAGCCCTGCCCCGCATCTCGGTCTATGCCCGGGTGGCCCCCGAGCACAAGATCCGCATCGTCGAGGCCTGGCAGCGCCGGGGCTGTGTGGTGGCCATGACCGGCGACGGCGTGAACGACGCCCCCGCCTTAAAGCGGGCCGACGTGGGCGTCGCCATGGGCGTCACCGGCACCGAGGTCAGCAAGGACGCAGCCTCCATGATCCTGGCCGACGACAACTTTGCCACCATTGTAAAGGCGGTTGTCAACGGGCGGGGCGTGTTCGCAAACATCAAAAACGCCGTGCAGTTTCTGCTCTCGGGCAACACGGCCGGCATCCTGGCCGTGCTTTACGCTTCGTTTGCCTCCCTGCCCGCCCCCTTCGCGCCGGTCCACCTTTTGTTCATCAACCTTCTTACCGACAGCCTGCCCGCCATCGCCATCGGCACCGAGGCCGCCCGGCCCGGCCTGCTGGACCAGCCCCCCCGCGATCCCACCCGCCCCCTTCTAGACCGGCCGCTGCTCCTCACCGTCCTGGGGCAGGGGCTGCTCATTGCGGCGGCCACCCTGGCCGCTTTTTACCTGGGGTATCAGGGCGGCAGCGCGGCCCTGGCCAGCACCATGGCTTTTGCCACCCTCACCCTGGCGCGCCTGTTCCACGGGTTCAGCTGCCGCGGCCCCGAGCCGCTTTTCCGGCTTGGCTTTCGCGGCAACCGCCTTTCCCTGCTGGCGTTCGGCGGCGGGGTGGCCCTGCTGGCAGCCGTGCTGTTCCTGCCCGGCCTGCGCACGCTGTTCCTGGCCGTCCCCCTCACCGGCGCGCAGCTGGCCCAGGTGGCGGGCCTTGCGTTTGCCCCCACCGCCCTCATCCAGCTCCTCAAATCCCTGCGCGTTTTTCTTTGCTCCCGCGGGCGCAAAACTGCCGATTGCAATAAATAA